GCTTCATAGTCCGGATCGCCGAACACCGGTGCGCGGTGTTCGGTGTAGCGTTCGAAATAATCGAGAATCGAGGGGTTGGAGAAGACGGCGTCGACCATCCTACCCCTGGTGGTGAAGAACGTCTCGATCTCCTGCGCCGTGCCCCCGACCACCTGTTCGACTTCAGTGTAGGTCTTCTGGCGCGTGATGTCGGCGTATTCGATCACGGTCACGACTCCGAGTATCGCCAGCGCGAGCGCAATCGAACCTCCGACGAACACAATTAATTTCTGCTGGATGTTGAGATGCATGCTCTGAAACCCCCCTCAAAGCGCCCTGCGAGTCCTCAATAAAAGTGTACCGCACAGGTCATCAGGGCGTGTGCAGCCGATCATCGGGCGGGCGGCAATTCCGAAATCCGAAATCCGAAATCCCTAATGGGTGAATGGATGGGGTGCATACAGCTGCTATTCTGGATGTCAGGGCAAATCGGGGCCGCATCGAGCGACCCACGGCGCCTTATCGTGGAGTGCATGCATGGGTGGTATGGACGCGATCATCGCCGAGTTCCTTGCCGAGAGCGTCGAAAACCTCGACCAGATCGACAAGGATTTGGTGAACCTCGAGAAAAACCCATCGGATCGGGAGACGTACGGGCGGATCTTTCGCACCATTCACACGATCAAGGGCACCTGCGGATTCCTCGCCTTCGGAACCCTTGAATCGGTCACCCACGTGGGCGAATCCCTGCTTGGTAGCCTTCGCGACGCAGAGATCGAGCTGACGCCCGAAATCACCACCGATCTGCTGGCGATGATCGACGCCGTGCGAGCGATCCTCGCCAACATCGATGCGACGGGCAGCGAAGGCGACGAGGATTACAGCCTCCTGATCGGCCGCCTCGAGAGCCACGACCGGACAGCCGAGGAACAAGAATCACGGCCGGAAACCGGCGCGAAAAAGTCCGCAAAACCCAGGACTGGCGGCAAGAAGCCGGCCGCGGCCGCGAAGGCGAAAAAGAAGACTACGACTCAGAAATCCGGATCGACCAAGAAGAAACCCGCGGCATCAACCGAAGCTGAATCGGTCTCGAAAACCGGCACGGACGATCCGGAAGCAGATCGGGAGGAGCTCGAGCTGACTTCGACGCCGACCATGGCCGAGAGCAATATCCGCGTCGACGTGCGGGTCCTCGACCACCTCATGAATCTGGTCGGCGAGCTCGTGCTCGCCCGAAATCAGCTCGTCCAGCACCCCACCGCATCGGCGGATCCCAACCTCGCCTCTTCCTCGCAGCGGCTCGATCGCGTCACCAGCGAACTCCAGGAAGCGGTGATGCGCACCCGCATGCAGCCGATCAGCTCCATCTGGCGCAAGCTGCCTCGTTTCACCCGCGACCTCGCCATGAGCTTCGGAAAACAGGTGGAAATCACGATGGAGGGCGAGGAGACCGACCTCGACAAGAGCGTCATCGAGGCGATCAAGGGATCCCTCCTCCACCTCGTCCGCAATTCGATCGACCACGGAATCGAAAGTCCGGAGACGCGCGAGTACCTCGGCAAACCACCCGCGGGGAATCTGCGGCTGCGCGCTCACCACGAGGGCGGAAATGTCGTCATCGAGGTGCGTGATGACGGTGGCGGCCTCGATCACGAAGGAATCCTCGCCCGCGCGGTGACGGCCGGCCTGGTGACTGAAGAGGAGGGTGGCAGGCTCAGCCAGCCGGAGATTGAATCCCTCATCTTTCGACCTGGCTTTTCAACCGCCTCCGAGGTCACCAACGTCTCGGGGCGCGGAGTCGGGCTCGACGTCGTTCGCGCAAATGTCGAGAGCATGGGCGGAACCATCGAGATTCAGAGTGAAACCGGCAAGTCGACGACCTTCAGGCTCAAGATTCCGCTGACGCTCGCCATCGTCTCGGTGCTCCTGGTCCGCTCGGGTCGACATCAGATCGCAATTCCACAGGCAAGCGTGATCGAGCTCATCCGTCTCGATGAGCGCGGAGAAGATCCGGGTATCGAGGATCTCGGCGGCGTCCCGGTCTATCGCCTGCGAGGCAATCTCCTCCCGTTGGTATTCCTCGACCGGGAGCTCGGCGTCGGAACACGTGACGAGGACGAACGAAACGCAAATATCATCGTCCTCCAGGGCGACGACCGTCAGTTCGGGCTGGTGGTGAACGGCGTCAAGGATTCCCAGGAAATCGTGGTCAAGCCTCTCGGAAACCTGCTATCCGGGCTCCCCTTTGCCGGCGCCACGATCCTCGGAAACGGAAGAATCGCACTCATCCTGGACATCTTCCGCCTCGGACTGGCCGCAGGCGTGGTTTCTGAAACCCGCGCCCACACAACGTCTACCCTGTTATCCGAGGCTGTCAGAGAAAGGAAGAAGACCGAACGTCTCGTCTTTCTCCACGGCGAAGGCGGTGAACGACTGGCTCTCGATTTCAATCTCGTGAACCGGCTGGAGAACTTCCCACGCGCATCGCTCGAGCAGGTTGGCGATCGGCTGGTCGTCCAGTACGGCGGCGAGATCCTCCAACTCGTCGATATCCAGGGCACTCTGCCTGAGAGGCGTAGCCAGGCGCGGGACAGGTCCATCCGGTTGCTGGACGAGACCGTGCCGGTCGTCGTCTGCACCGTGAAGGGTCGCCATGTCGGGCTGTTGGCTCACCGCATCGTTGACATCGTCGATGAAGACCTCAAGGCACGACAGCCGGGCAGTCGCACCGGAGTCCAGAGCTGCGCGGTCGTCAGAGACCGCATCACTGAAATTCTCGACCTCGAAGCCCTCATACAGCTCTCCGATCCCGAGTTCTTCGAACGACCGAGCGGCCGGGAGTGAAAATGCATCGACAGTTCTGCACCTTTCACGTCGGTGATCTTTTTCTCGGCATCGAGGTCAACAATGTGCAGGAAGTGCTTCGCGGATGTGAGATCACCCCGGTTCCTGCCGCACCGCCGGAAATCCGCGGTCTGATCAACTTGCGCGGCCAGATCGTGCCTGCAATCAATCTGAGAACGCGGTTCGGAATCGAAAAGAGCGCTGATGGACCGTTTACGGTGCTCGTGCTCGACACCGGCACGGAACCCCTCAGCTTCGTGGTCGATCGCGCTGGCGAAGTTGTTGAGGTCGACGAAGAGAGCTTCGAACAGCCGCCGGACACTCTCACTGGGGAGCCGAGGCGTCTCATTCAGGGTGCTCACAAGCTGGAAGACTCGTTGTTGTTGGTGCTCGACCTCGAGCACGCGGTCACAATAAAGATTGACGGCTCCAGAGAGAAGGAAAAGTGAGAACTTTCAGTACGCAACGAACTTGCAGAGTTCGGGAGTGGTCGTGCGGGCGCTGGTGATCGAGGACTCGCGAGCGATGAGATCGATCCTTGGTGAGATCCTCGGTGATGTCGGGTTCGAGTCCGTGATGGCGGCCGACGCCGAAGATGCGCTGGCCGGCCTCGAGGACGACCACGCCTATGATTTTGCGCTGGTGGACTGGAATCTCCCCGGGATGAGCGGGCTCGAACTCGTGCAACAAATCCGCAATCGAGCGGAAATGAACGATATCCGGCTCATGATGGTGACCACCGAAACCGAGCGCGCACGGGTCCAGGAAGCGCTCGATGCGGGCGCGGACGAGTACATCATGAAGCCGTTCGACAAAGAGATGCTCCTGGAGAAGCTGATTCTCCTCGGTATCGAGGTCGGTTGAGCCGCCGCATGAACGCAATTCGCATCCTGGTTGTCGATGATGCCGTGGTGGCGCGCCGGATCATCTCCGACATCCTCGTCGCCGAGGACGATTTCGAGGTGGTTGGAACCGCACCGAATGGAAGACTCGCGCTGGAAAAGATCGCCAGGCTCAAGCCGGACATCGTCACCCTCGATATCGACATGCCGGAGCTCGACGGCATGGAAACCCTCTCCGCGATCCGATCCGATCACCCTGAGGTTCGGGTCATCATGGTCTCCAGCCACACCCGACGAGGCGCCGCCATAACCGTCGATGCTCTTTTTGCAGGAGCAGCCGACTACGTCACCAAGGCCCAGGGCGCCAACACCTACGAGGAGGCGCGGACCGTCCTCCGCGAACAGCTGGCACCCAAGATTCGAGCCATCGTTTCGCGAACCGGTTCGGCCTCCAGGAAGGTCTCCGCGGCACACGCCTCCTTCGCGCCGCCAACCGACGCCGAACCTATCGAGGTCGTGGTCATCGGTTCATCGACGGGTGGCCCGAACGCGCTGACGACGATTCTCAAGGCGATTCCGGCCGATTTCCCGGTACCGGTTCTCATCGTCCAGCACCTGCCCGAGAACTTCACCACCTTCCTTGCCAAACGCCTCGACGCCGCGTGTGCCTTGCCGGTTCGTGAGGCGAGCAAAGGGGCGTCGGTCGAGGCCGGCACGGTGTGGATCGCACCCGGAAACCTCCACCTCGAAACGCAATCCACCGACCGAGGCATCAGGCTCTCCACCAACGACGGTCCCCTGGTGAACTCCTGCAGACCCGCAGCCGATATTCTGTTTCAAGCCGCAGCAGAGTGTTACGGCCCTTCCGTCCTCGCCGTGGTCCTGACCGGCATGGGACAGGACGGCCTCGACGGATGCCGTGCGATCTCCGCCGCGGGCGGACGGGTCATTGTCCAGGACCGCGACAGCAGTGTCGTCTGGGGCATGCCCGGACAGGTAGCCGGTGCCGGACTGGCGGAGTCCGTACTCCCAGTGACCGACATCGGAGCAGAGATTGTGCGCCGGGTGAAAGACTCGCGACGATGAGCGGCCAGCACGTCGACCCTCCGCAGTCGATCAATCGGCTCGATTTCGACTTCATCCGCACCCTGGTTCACGAGGAATCCTCGATCATGCTCGACGAAGGCAAGATGTATCTCGTCGTCTCGCGACTCGCCCCGGTGGCCCGCGAACAGGGATTCCCGTCGGTCGAGGCATTGATCTCGCACCTGCAGTCATCTCCGAGAGGAGAGATTCATGACCTCGCGGTCGAGGCCATCGCGACAACCGAAACCTCTTTCTTCCGTGACCTCTATCCCTTCATCGAGCTCCGTGACACGGTCTTGCCGGAGCTCATCAGAGCCCGACGGAGCACATCTCGGAGTCTCAGCATCTGGTCGGCAGCGTGCTCGAGTGGTCAGGAGCCTCACAGCATCGGGATGATCCTGAGGGATCGTTTCACCACTATCAACGGCTGGAACCTGCAGCTTCTGGCGAGCGACATTTCCCGGCGTATGGTCGATCGTGCGCAGGAGGGCATTTACTCGCAGATCGAGGTCAACCGCGGCCTTCCCGCATCGTACCTGGTCCGATTCTTCAGTCAGAAGGACGACCAGTGGCACCTCGACCGTGGAGTCAGCGGGATGTTTCGTTACTTTCGTCAGAACCTCGCTGCCGATTGGCCGGCGCTCCCGCCGGTCGATATCATGCTGCTGCGAAACGTCCTCATCTATTTCGACGTCAATACTCGCCGCAAGGTGCTCAGGCGCGTTCGACGCCTGCTCCGTCCTGACGGCTACCTGGTGCTCGGAACAGCCGAGACGACGCTCAATCTCGATGATTCGTTCGTCCGCGTGCGGTCGGGACGTGCCGTGTTCTATCAGGTTGCGGAAAACAACGGGAAGTGAGTTGAGAGTAAAAAGTTAAGAGTTGAGAGTTGTAACCCGCCCGGCCGGTTCGGAAGCAAGACACCCGGAAGACGAATAAAATCCTGTGTTTCCGGAATCTCCGCTGGCCTTCACGGCCGCAACCCAGGTGAACTGCACCCACGCATTCCGGAAAGGCAGTGATCCGTTGGCTTTTTCCTGGTCAGTCTTCCGAATGTGACAGCCTGAGTGGCCCGAAACCGCCACCGTCGGCGGCCGCTGGAGTGAAGGGCTTCCGGCTCCGCCTACGGCTACGCCGTGACAAGTCTTCGCGAGGGCCGCGAGGCGGTGCGAGATGGCGACCGCTTGCGGGCGCCAGATTGCGGCGTATCGCGGGCCGCAGCAGAAGCCCGAGAACGACAGCGGACAAGCGAGGCCTGAAGGAATGACGGGGACCCGCTTGCGTCATTCCT
Above is a window of Acidobacteriota bacterium DNA encoding:
- a CDS encoding chemotaxis protein CheW, producing the protein MGGMDAIIAEFLAESVENLDQIDKDLVNLEKNPSDRETYGRIFRTIHTIKGTCGFLAFGTLESVTHVGESLLGSLRDAEIELTPEITTDLLAMIDAVRAILANIDATGSEGDEDYSLLIGRLESHDRTAEEQESRPETGAKKSAKPRTGGKKPAAAAKAKKKTTTQKSGSTKKKPAASTEAESVSKTGTDDPEADREELELTSTPTMAESNIRVDVRVLDHLMNLVGELVLARNQLVQHPTASADPNLASSSQRLDRVTSELQEAVMRTRMQPISSIWRKLPRFTRDLAMSFGKQVEITMEGEETDLDKSVIEAIKGSLLHLVRNSIDHGIESPETREYLGKPPAGNLRLRAHHEGGNVVIEVRDDGGGLDHEGILARAVTAGLVTEEEGGRLSQPEIESLIFRPGFSTASEVTNVSGRGVGLDVVRANVESMGGTIEIQSETGKSTTFRLKIPLTLAIVSVLLVRSGRHQIAIPQASVIELIRLDERGEDPGIEDLGGVPVYRLRGNLLPLVFLDRELGVGTRDEDERNANIIVLQGDDRQFGLVVNGVKDSQEIVVKPLGNLLSGLPFAGATILGNGRIALILDIFRLGLAAGVVSETRAHTTSTLLSEAVRERKKTERLVFLHGEGGERLALDFNLVNRLENFPRASLEQVGDRLVVQYGGEILQLVDIQGTLPERRSQARDRSIRLLDETVPVVVCTVKGRHVGLLAHRIVDIVDEDLKARQPGSRTGVQSCAVVRDRITEILDLEALIQLSDPEFFERPSGRE
- a CDS encoding chemotaxis protein CheW, producing MHRQFCTFHVGDLFLGIEVNNVQEVLRGCEITPVPAAPPEIRGLINLRGQIVPAINLRTRFGIEKSADGPFTVLVLDTGTEPLSFVVDRAGEVVEVDEESFEQPPDTLTGEPRRLIQGAHKLEDSLLLVLDLEHAVTIKIDGSREKEK
- a CDS encoding response regulator, giving the protein MQSSGVVVRALVIEDSRAMRSILGEILGDVGFESVMAADAEDALAGLEDDHAYDFALVDWNLPGMSGLELVQQIRNRAEMNDIRLMMVTTETERARVQEALDAGADEYIMKPFDKEMLLEKLILLGIEVG
- a CDS encoding chemotaxis response regulator protein-glutamate methylesterase yields the protein MNAIRILVVDDAVVARRIISDILVAEDDFEVVGTAPNGRLALEKIARLKPDIVTLDIDMPELDGMETLSAIRSDHPEVRVIMVSSHTRRGAAITVDALFAGAADYVTKAQGANTYEEARTVLREQLAPKIRAIVSRTGSASRKVSAAHASFAPPTDAEPIEVVVIGSSTGGPNALTTILKAIPADFPVPVLIVQHLPENFTTFLAKRLDAACALPVREASKGASVEAGTVWIAPGNLHLETQSTDRGIRLSTNDGPLVNSCRPAADILFQAAAECYGPSVLAVVLTGMGQDGLDGCRAISAAGGRVIVQDRDSSVVWGMPGQVAGAGLAESVLPVTDIGAEIVRRVKDSRR
- a CDS encoding protein-glutamate O-methyltransferase CheR, with amino-acid sequence MSGQHVDPPQSINRLDFDFIRTLVHEESSIMLDEGKMYLVVSRLAPVAREQGFPSVEALISHLQSSPRGEIHDLAVEAIATTETSFFRDLYPFIELRDTVLPELIRARRSTSRSLSIWSAACSSGQEPHSIGMILRDRFTTINGWNLQLLASDISRRMVDRAQEGIYSQIEVNRGLPASYLVRFFSQKDDQWHLDRGVSGMFRYFRQNLAADWPALPPVDIMLLRNVLIYFDVNTRRKVLRRVRRLLRPDGYLVLGTAETTLNLDDSFVRVRSGRAVFYQVAENNGK